GTGGAAGGTAagcttttaatatttctttttcaaatttgactTTAGAGGTCCTCATCATATGAACCATTTTAAAACTACAGTCATTTCATGAACATCTTTTACCATTGTATGCTATTCTATGCTATGCGATTTTGATGATATGCTATGTGATTTTGATGCAGTGCTATGAGATTTGCATGCTATGCTatcagaaattgaaatgaatgctttgagatttgaacaaaaacatcTCCATACACAGAAAAATCCCAAACACGTAgaagtaaaatgaaaagaagCCAACGTTTACCACTAATCTGCAACGTTAACATTTATTCTTAAAAGGAAACATTTAAAACCAAGTTAAAatcatgttgtatgctatgctatggtatgctgtGATATAATATGACGAATGAaattctatgatattgtataccttggtatgagattccaatgctatggtaTGGGATTCCAATGTTATactatgagattccaatgctatacTATGAGGTTTCAATAATATGCTATaatatggtgtatgttgtaaaagatatgcttgaactgactgtaccttgaataattattttattttgcagtcAAAATGGAACATCGATATGCTGCCTTGGGTACAAGTGGGATGATATCTTAGAGAAATGTACACGTAAGACAATTTAATTCGTTTTATGAACATGCACAAACTTGACTAAACTTTCCCCCTCGCATTACaagtattttattgattgtttttaaatattaaacgaATGGGGAAAACAAGCAAACCAtacataactttatttttatggGCTAAATTTTCAGTCAACAAGTAAATGTActggaaaaaaatgtaatatatcgTTACCCCGTCCAAGTTGAAAAATACATTCAAGGGTTATAACACAGCATTCAGTAAATTGTTTAAAGGCATTAATTCatcataattaattattttgataagaaaagacaaaaaaaaggaattgtTGCGGGATAAACGGCGTATACTATTTTTTACGGTTAAAcgtgaaattaagaaaaattgttataaaagaaaaaaaaaaaatttgatgtaaGACAATTATTTATACACATTGAAAATCAACTCAagttttcatttgtttgaataaatgcGATCTTTTATCTCATAATTTCTTGCAGCCTGCAAAAAAGGATACCTTGGAACAAACTGTGAGTCAATGTGTGTGTATCCTTCTTATGGATTAGACTGTCAGTCTTCATGTAACTGCATTGCCAATCAATGTGATCATCCCAACGGGTGCAAGCACCATACACAAGGTACACGTTACAAGTTTGTCTATATGTAAATCATTTGATATGTTAAAAACCATACTTGGTGAGTATGGTTTTAGCAAAACATTTAAGGAAGTTCATGtgaatattatcatttataaacTAAATGAGAGATCTTAGAATCGATCGGTAAGATTGTTAGACATTGTATATAAGATCAAATAAGGTACGCAGGGGCAATGCAACATTTTATGCAGTTTATGATGATTCGGTGTAAAAGAAATTGTAAAGCATGCATGTTTACAGATATTTCATTATGATTATGggtcttttatttttcattaaaatgccGTGTTTCTGTTTACCTTTTAAACGTGAAAGGTTTAAGCTATTCTATTTGTACTAATGTTATGTATTTTGCATTTTgtagatatttatataaatataaagttttaattgtgtttatcttttttttaaattttatttgttatatgtGAAGACTTTTCACATGAGTCTACAACCAATTTCTTGGAGGAAACGACACATTTTGAACTGTTAACAAAAGAACCTTTCCACGTAAAAGGTAATAATTACACTTTTGATAACAGTGCCTTCTTAAATAGAATGAACAAATTTATCTTTATCATATAAGGTGAACCGTCTACATTAAAGTACAACgcacgtacatgtattaatctgttTGGCGTTATATTTTATCGTGGCAAAAAatcaacatcattttttttttaaattaagatattatattttacactttttaatagaaaaaaaaacataattaggGAATGCATTTAATTTAGATAACTGCTATGCTCGTAGATCGAAGGCGTTTAcgctcttttttttaaacctgcGTGAATGATAGCAGTTGTCTTATAAACCGAAATAAGAATAATATTAGGGGCACCGAATAAACATGTCGTTTTCAGATAATTTTAGATAAAGTGTATCAAATGAAGAACAGTAACACCGACTGAATGGTATGTGCTTAAAACATTAATCGTATTTTAAAGGGAGTTTTTTTTTCGTGACATCATTATTGAATTGAGCTGGATTAATATggatatcaatacatgtatacaatgtatatatttttttcaactgaatgcatcatgcatgcatgtacaattGTAAATATTCTCAAATTTAAGTTATTTCCCATTAATGTTCTTATTTCTCACTGTTTTATCGTATAATTATTGCACTTCGATCGCAATGTGACTTTCATggatatcaataaatatattcttAAGTGTACAATTTTACTAATTGGTTTAAGAAATTGTTATTTCAGCCAACACAGTAAAGGCTGCAAGTACCCCAACAACGCACATCGTATATTACAAAAGTACCATGGCAATTGGAACAATCATTCTTGCAGTAGtgtttcattttaataattgtGATTCTTTATACCTATCAGATGGAAAATTCCAATGTTAActttaaataaatgcaaatatttgtCGACATATCGTCTTGTTCTTCATTATTATTACGTTTGTAAACTGTTATGCctaacaatgtatttttatttcgataattcttttaagatttactctttatctTATTTTCAAGTTTCGCTTTGCATGTACTGTGTTTTCAGTCACTCGTTTAAACTATGATTTTaattcaacagttttaaaggGGCGTGGTCATGATTTtcctcaaaaaatatttttctgattttaatgttcataatgcttcagtaaggcatttttaataggcaactaaaatttgagtgtcatttgttgagttgtaACTGCGTTACATAGATTATAATGCTATGCCATATAAACGAAGCTTTAGTTTACATTTTTAGTGTTGAAGTAAAACTTCCAGTTTTAGACTTAAAATAAATAGTTCAAGCGTAAGAAACTGTtcatttatgctaaaaatgaataagaagattcATTTGACAAATCAGATTGAACAAGATtttatactggtatattgaatctatgtaaacaaaagcagggCAGGCgctttgtttttataacaaacaattttaagcCTTGCATTTTGCGTATCACTTTGCAACtaactctcaaattttattagatcattaaaaatgcaattctaaagcattgtaaacaagaggcccaggggccacatcgctcacctgagcaacaattgccttaattctgatcaaattagcattacagtatcaaaatatcttgacaactgagtacagtagatcttgctaaaaaaaattgaaaatctgccaatttttatcaacctcttatttttttggtaaataccaagccccttttgttgttgtacgaagatttgtctctattcctatataccccccccccccatttcatggccccatttttttctctagggaatcatggtttcatcagacttaaatctgcataacctttgctttcacactaagtactgagttttgaaccgaacactttcccagaatagttttaaagattttctctttatattcctatgtaaaaattcaaaccgccatcacggtcccgccctaccactagggactgtgattttgcaaacttgaatttacactacccgaggatgcctctacacaagtttaagcttttctggccaaaaattctttaaaaagaagatttttaaagattttctctatatattcctaagtaaaaactcatcccccattgtggcctcaccctacccctggactattatttaaacaaacttgaatctatatgatctggggatgcttccactcaaatttgggctttcctggcctaataattttgagaagaagacttttaaagattttctctatctataaaaattcatcccccattgtgaccccgccctacccccaggaccatgatttgaacaaacttgaatctacacttcctaaggatggttacatgccaatttgagatttcttggccaaatatttttgagaagaagatttttaaaagattttctcaatatattcctatgtaaaacttgatctgccaattgtggccccaccctacccccggggatcatgatttgaacaaacttgaatctacactacctgaggatgcttccatttcaatttgagcttttctggcttaatagtttttgagaagatttttaaagattttctctatgtattcttatgtaaaacatgatccccctattgtggccccaccctacccccggggaccatgatttaaacaaacttgaatctacactatctgaggatgcttccactcaaatttgagctttcctggcctaatagtttttgagaagactttggctcaggtgagctaaaaaaggttaagtttacaatacaataagttgttaaagttggtttctggaagaagagactttgaaaattttcttaattaatattgaaattttttaaagttttttaatctttagtttttaagatctgcgtacaaacatagaattgtgagcaaatctctgtatcttgcttataattcgaagcttaacactcaaatatggttagtaaatagaaattgtaaacaattaaaacacaagaaacatgcaatataacaaataaagaacacaatttattttttcgaaatgaatcatatatatacatgtacatgtttatacctacatatttccgacagcgatatcaaactctgtttaaactgaataaactcgagaaaatgtcgagcatctcaacaaaacctattgcattaatataccattacgcaaaatataatgccgaattaccgatagaatgaattgtatttcagtacttttttgatacatcagattttgcttagtttgcgcaggtaaacagttaactgtttgatttaccgaagtctctgtttgatttgatacgtaaaaatcacgaaatacagacgatagttcccaggttacaaagcataaataatgaaaacgaaacgaaaaccaaaacaagctaacaccaacgtcatgtgtgaaaactgtcaacgcattgaaatatttagcctcaatttacttcacaaaatcggcaccaatatattttgcatgtttcaaaaatttcccttcattcgcgaactgttgcacaacaagcaaattcatcatagtcagatcgaccctttttcgtataatgtcatggctgctttaaacaaagaacctcgttttagatgtatggaatacgagtcttggtaaaatgggtacgcaaacccgggccgtggcaaaataaaagccggggcagatcggcaatcgtcaattccaaatatgcattattttgcagcaatatttacagcaaatacaaatatactggtccatcaaatatcctgaaatttcaattagattggcagattaataactgccaatcttttgttttgcccaggccaagtcttgtctacccattttaccggatgccgaatccgaagctattaaactgattgaaacacgcctttcctttatttttttttcgtaataactcagattttgaaacagaattagaccttaatttttgcaatttatattttccttcccataaggataaattatgctaaactacgttgaattggaatcagtagttcttgagaagaagattttttaaaatgcacccccttttttctacagtttcaaggttttctccgctttgaatacagatcggacttttatttctgcaatttatattcgccctcccataaggatgctttgtgccaaatttggttgaaattggataagcggttttagagaagaagttcaaaatgtaaaaagtttacagacggacagacagacggacagacggatggacagacggacggacggacggacggacgacggacaaaaagtgatcagaatagctcacttgagctttcagctcaggtgagctaataataaaaatagaaaattagaATCTGAGAAAAATCGTGCCCATGCCCTGAAATGATTAATATAAAGACTTAGTTAATGAGATTCAGATTCAAATCAAACAGTTTTGAGCAGAGgtatatttattgtttgttacagtaatttgaaaaatctaatttaaattaaacatattttatagtttGGGTAGTAAATTCCTCGATGTTTtaattcaatgtacatgtagaatgaATCATGTTCTAAAAGAGAAAACGgccttaacaaaaaaaaaacctcatttgGTTCTAAATCAAGTAAAATAACTAAATGGAAACAATAATGATATAATTGACTATACAATttacgtatttactgcatgtaattatatcattaaaacacCAGCATATGATCATACCAGTACTTTAAAATCTTGATGAAGAATCATATTTTCGGAAGACTGTGTAAATCCTAAGGCATTACTACAGTTTGGGACACTGCAGTTATAATCAGGCTGTAAGGCCTGTTCATACGTCGGTTACGGACAGTTGGCGGCGCAAATATTCTTAAAGAAGCCATTGTCACAGGCCTAACATTATGATTAACAAACAAAGATTAAAAATCGACACGTCCTACAAGAAACAGAACAATCGTTCTTCTGTACAGAGGCATACaactatttcaaatatttaaaaaaaaccacgcaTGCATTCTATTAGATTAGAATCCAACTGCAGCCCCATCTTTGCAAGCCAAAGGTTTATGATCCACTCTGCTTTTCTACAATGTTGTAAAAGAGCAGAGTGGATCGTAAAcctttggctagcgaagataTCACAGACCCTGACAACACAATTTTACAATGATATTACATAACCCATTAGTATTGAAGTTGTGTGTAACAGAAATAATAATGACATAGTCATCACGTTATTAACTTGATCACTTTATCTACCGATGGCAGGAATTCTTAGATTAATCTTGCAAACGTTTAAGGCAGTTGCACTAGTGCAATGCCAACAATTTCTTATCCGTACTATCTAGCttaatcttattattttttttttgcggcAGTGTGTACCCTTGTTCTTTATTAATGCAAAGTAAGTTACTTCATTACATGTTATAAAATCAGGAAAATATTTGTAGATATATACGAAAAAACTTTGAAAGACtaacaataaacattttgtttatgtgCAGATATAAAATCACTGCCCTCATATACGTCCTTTTCGCACCAGATACTAACTGTCAAGAGATAGAAGACAGAAGACCTGGGTTTTAGAATGGCATTCTCCCAGAAGTGTAATGCAACATGTTCACTTTATACTGTGTACGGTTGTTTTCTGTGCCGCATAAAAGGAATATTGTGAAACTTGAACACCCGAATACGATTCCATAAGAAACCTCCAAACAGTaaactaaaaacaaatataaagtaCATTTTATGTTACATCTAAATAAGTTTGATTCCACTCATAGACggattgaaatgttttattaccATTTCATTACAGGAACATGTAGATGCATATGCGATGTGTTGATAGTGCTATTTGTAAATTATGTTATTTAGTTCCATCTTAATAGTTATCATTAAAACGGTTCAATTATTGGACTTACACAGCAAAGTCaagaaatataaattgtttttaaatgaataattgatGACAGAATTATCTCTCTTGGGACGTGTTTTCGATAATGTCAATGTTGTTATATGCATGCATGACAAAAACAAACCTTAATGTCGCGTTGTATGGTGTTtcttgtatatgtataaaacatacacatatctttcattcatcattaaaacaattaagtTAATGGCCAATGTGAACATCATACTGTTTAATAAATTAGATgtatttctgttaaaaaaaaaaagattgttttagtaggttttttaaaagaatatatgcCGTTTGAAGtgaaacttttaaaagaaagaatgtTTGCGTTTTACAATTAAGCTCCAAAAGTTATTAACTTTCTGCAAATTTATACAGTTTAAATAAAAcgcatatatatgcatgtaaaagtattaaatataaattctaatCATTTTTTTACTGACCGGGTCTGTCAGTAAACGCCCAACTATATAATTTTCCTGAGCACGTGATGTGACAACAAGCTAACTTTAGAACGTACACAATATGTCGACGTGAAAACTTGGTCGGTCCCTTGGCAGTGGAAAATAGcgttttgagagaaaaaaaaaatgtttgacagAGAACGCAGTAAAATGCAAAACTTACCATATTGGAGACGACTTTGAGCGGTAGACACTTGTTAGAAAAtctcattttaaattattgtattgctagctttttgttacatgtatagacAGGTGGATCATACAGctatgtttttctttgtttaataagatatttactcgttaaggaaaataaaatatgtcaatAATACGGTATTCATAGTTTGGATATGATAAAACTTGTATATAGTTTGAGTCGAGGGACCCAGAAgggatattttataattatatatgttgacaaatgaataaaaataatggtACGTTGCAAAAGAGCTCTCATCGATTGTCATTGACACAGATACGCAACCATCCTCATAACATGCAGATGAcaatatctgattttttttattaaaagcacACAAACCTGTTTATCGGAATTCAaatatctgtattaaaaaaaaaaaaaaaaaaaaaaaaaaacctgtcgtATAACCTCGTTCTGCAAGCTGCTTTTTTGAATTACTATCCCGTGCACTTGCTCAAATCCACCTCAAACGTTAATCGTTGATGGGAATGCATAACTATATCGCCGTtattcgttttttttaaataacggCTAGTACCTCTTTAATATTAGTCAAAAATTGCAAAGTTTTCTAGAaacttcttttttatatatttagccatgctgacaaaatttagagATGGTTTTCAACATCGCACAAAGGCATTAAAACGGcatatatactgtaaaacgagaaaatttggCGCATACGTATTTTAGCACAAACGCAAGTGCCAGTACATTAGCGCAATTATATTTTAGCGCAtgcatcttttctttaaaaaagaatacaaaaaatgttgttgtttgatAAACGATCACGCCCAAAATTTACTTCTGTGTTCACTCAAGCACGTAAACACAACGACTTTGATTTCTATCTCGCATGCACGGTAAACTGCCGTTGAGAACAATACACttacttttgtgtaaatcgtcagtagatagatataaaaaaaacttatttattgGCGATGGTGTGTAATTTTGGTTGGtaaacaaatttgagttatCGGTATTGAATTTAACGTGTCGACTTGGATAACACTAGAAGAGTCCCGAAACTATAAGTGATATCGAATGCTACATTTACCATGAGTTTCGTACGATCACCATGAGAGAATCTTTTTCacagtaattttacattttaaaaacacaaaaaataggTATCGTCTTGTTATCTTTATATCCACTAATCTgagatcaaagaaattatgatcaatcGTGTATTGTCAGCGTTAACGATCGCCACGCTTAATCACAATCTCACCCCGAGGCGCTTAATGGAAATGGCATGGGGAGAAGCCCAATTTTCAAGGTGCTAATGAGATATAttaaaaaagcaattaaaactgaattaattaatccATGTTTAGGCACTTATACCCGATAACCCATGCTGTTTAcctgtgtaattgtttaaacaaacagaacCGACAGCATCTGATGTTTAAATGAACACTTCTATATAGCCTTAAAATGGACCGACgttattgttttgcaacttACATATGGAAAATCGTTGGCGCACTATTAATTTAAGCGCTCAAAGGCAGGTGCGCCAAAGGCGCTAAAATTTGTAGTGCGCCatattttcttgttttacaGTACCTCTAAAGAACGAAGAAACATGTTacattatttgaaaacaaaagataatataaCTTGCTAATTATACTATTCTCGTGATCATAAAACGTTTTTCTAGCAGTCGCATGTGACAATAAATACAAGCTATGATAATAGACACAATAGCGAGTCCGATCAGAGCAAACTTTAGGTAATTGGTCCGTTTACTTTCTTGTGTCACTGCCTTACAGGTTGTTTTGTCATTATGTGGTGTGGCATCAGTTAaatctgtaataaaaaaaaccataacaaatttacgttttaaaatatatgtatgagCAAAATGTCtattatatctatctatctatctatctatctatctatctatctatctatctatctatctatctatctatctatctatctatctatctatctttctttctttctatctTACTATTTGTCTATCTATGTATATATCTTAACATCTATCTAGTATATTTATCTATGCATCTATCTGTTTGTCGGTCCGACTCTCCGTTTGTCTACCAGTTTGCTTTGCAATACTTAAAAAACAACAAGGCAATCGCGTTTGAATTTTTAGCAATATTCAATGATCATTgaaagatttttgataattcttgatatatatcaatttatttttaaaaatcttatacttttaaaaatatcaccatTAGTTTTGAGTAACTTCTTCGTTGCAGTGCTATGTTAAAGGTCTTTTGAAGGTAGACTTGAAGGTTCTGAAGATAAACAGTTCAAATTAACAAAGATAAGGTGTTTTCCTccgataaaacacaaaataaagcTGTGCCGAAAGTTGACTGAAAGAACATGAAAGCTAAATAATGGCACAACCGAACATTTCCTTCACACTGCAATTTAGTTACATTTTAGTAGACTGAATGGCAGTGTTATTATTTGAAttatgatttatacatgtagcctaACATGAAAGAAATGATAACACCAggcattgattaaaaaatgatcttaatatttgcttaaaaaagaTGGAAAAAGTACGAAACAATCAAAAAGAATCATAATTATATCATCAGTCAATGCTAAAAAACCATACTTCAAACAAcaaaggactgcgaacgatagcattgtttAGCCGCCCATCTAAAAgcatttgttttataattgtataattaaaattattttgttctgTGATAATGTTaacattcatgtatattttcattaaatataaatgctTTGGTCAACAAAAAGACAttactttgtattttgggttacaacagctcatttcataattaaaactAACGGGCAAAGGGAAgacggttttttttaaatcccccCAAGTGAAGCAAACATTCCATTTGAAgggttttatatattgtaatttagCATATTTATACAAaggggtttgttgtttcacaagagggggggggggggggcatgtaTATCCAGAccgaaatatattttttaaatgcattttccttagtaatgtttcaaaaaaataattaacatatataaattaaaataagaatttgCTTTAATATCCaacaaaaacatgtaatttttaagtatttatgCTCATATCGGCAGCTAAATAATATTACCCTCACTCATTTCAgaataatttcaatgaaatttttttagtcCCCCGTAAGCaaatcttttgtttaaaaataaatattttgacaacaaattttattttgatataaattaattagGATTTGAATGTAGGCGGaaaacgggcgttagcgttcaCAGTTCTTTCTGCATATATTCTTATACATCAGTGCTTGTCACGCGTatcgagtttaaaaaaaaacttgatgtAAAGTAACATAGATGTGTAAAGCATAGCTAATCAATAGTTGATGGtttatattaattgtttttcgtTACCAAGAAATATGACTGTTTAATAAACCAATATTAATA
The window above is part of the Magallana gigas chromosome 10, xbMagGiga1.1, whole genome shotgun sequence genome. Proteins encoded here:
- the LOC136272009 gene encoding uncharacterized protein is translated as MTYSFVILLLKLRFAYATICGSQNGTSICCLGYKWDDILEKCTPCKKGYLGTNCESMCVYPSYGLDCQSSCNCIANQCDHPNGCKHHTQDFSHESTTNFLEETTHFELLTKEPFHVKANTVKAASTPTTHIVYYKSTMAIGTIILAVVFHFNNCDSLYLSDGKFQC